From one Sediminitomix flava genomic stretch:
- a CDS encoding efflux RND transporter permease subunit, which translates to MEKDQNKKALKEFGLSSLSINNSTSVFILTAIIVVFGMFSYSSMPKEQFPEIQLPMVYVNTIYPGNSPVDIENLITRPIEKELKSVKGVKEIKSTSAQDVSVIIVEFNEDVEVSKALQDTKDAVDKSKKELPTDLDTDPSVMEMDFTEIPVVVVNLSGDFEIDKLQEYAEYLEDEFEELSEVSRVDIAGSVEREIQINVDLFKMDAMKVSFGDIEQAVANENISMSGGDVLTDGFRRSLRVTGEFSTAEELKNIIVKSEKMNTIYLKDLAEVNDTYEERKSYARLATSKFATEGANPVISLNVLKRGGENLIEATKKVNAILDKAKTSGQLPSNLDIVLTQSQAEDMKKQIDNLENSIISGVILVVMVLMFFMGLRNALLVGMAIPLSMFMAFMLLSMMGITVNMVVLFALILALGMLVDNAIVIIENIYRLREEGYNKEASSKEGAGEVAMAIISSTATTLAAFVPLAFWGGIMGEFMKYLPITLIVVLASSLFVGLIINPVMAKAFMKISNSPIVTNKQRNLIIAAVTAAFAFVFYFIGETYTMGNLLMFFALMGIANIYLLRPGAYWFQNVLLVRIEELYLGSLKFALKGFRPYAIFGGTFIFLFAAVGLFGSSEPETLLFPENEPRNVFMYIDAPLGTDVEETNRMTKEVEAKLYKELAVYSPIIESIVTNVGENTGDPQEPMGGGQVTPHKSKITLTFVPFEDRFGISTAEVLKVCSNLMKEIPGLKVVTDKERNGPPTGKPINIEIKGEDYEVLIAEAEKMKAKIEQSGIEGIDKLGIDINVGKPEMLVNIDRNKARRFGVSTGLIASNLRTAIYGKEISQFKDGDDDHPIMLRMKDEYRYNISSLNDQRITFRDNQGQFHQVPISSVANLEYSSTVGEVKRIDLDRVVVLSSNITEGYNPNSVVSEVQELMSNEKLPEGYSYEFTGEQEEQAKSMEFLSRAMMIAVCAIFLILVSQFNSFSKPFIIMMSVLFSLIGVFLGLFVFKDPFVIIMTGIGIISLAGVVVNNAIVLIDYTDLLIKRKKKELGMEEGEELEKLQLIDCIVQAGFTRLRPVLLTAITTVLGLIPLATGLNIDFFGLFASFEPNIFMGGENADMWGPMAWTVIYGLVFATFLTLIVVPVMFLLITRLSNWVKGLGGKKKASPSIDLGKA; encoded by the coding sequence ATGGAAAAAGACCAGAACAAAAAAGCATTAAAAGAATTTGGCTTAAGTAGCCTCTCTATAAATAACAGTACGAGTGTCTTTATCTTGACAGCGATTATTGTTGTTTTCGGTATGTTCTCATACAGCTCAATGCCGAAAGAACAATTTCCAGAGATTCAGTTACCGATGGTGTATGTAAACACTATTTATCCTGGTAACTCTCCTGTAGATATTGAGAACTTGATTACTCGCCCGATTGAGAAAGAACTGAAATCAGTTAAAGGAGTAAAAGAAATTAAATCTACATCGGCTCAAGATGTTTCAGTAATTATTGTTGAGTTCAACGAAGATGTTGAAGTTTCTAAAGCGCTCCAAGATACCAAAGATGCCGTAGACAAATCGAAGAAGGAACTTCCTACCGATTTGGATACCGATCCTTCCGTAATGGAGATGGACTTTACCGAAATCCCTGTAGTGGTTGTAAACCTTTCGGGTGATTTCGAGATAGACAAACTTCAAGAATATGCTGAATACCTAGAAGACGAGTTTGAAGAGCTTTCAGAAGTTTCTCGTGTAGACATTGCAGGTTCAGTAGAAAGAGAAATTCAGATCAATGTTGATCTATTCAAAATGGACGCAATGAAGGTGTCTTTCGGAGATATCGAACAGGCGGTTGCCAATGAAAACATCTCGATGTCAGGGGGTGATGTCTTGACGGATGGTTTCCGCCGTTCATTGCGTGTCACTGGAGAATTTAGTACTGCAGAAGAATTAAAAAATATCATTGTCAAATCAGAAAAGATGAATACTATCTATCTGAAAGATTTGGCAGAAGTAAATGATACTTACGAAGAGCGTAAGAGTTATGCAAGACTAGCGACTTCTAAGTTTGCAACAGAAGGTGCAAATCCTGTAATCTCTCTAAATGTATTGAAGAGAGGTGGTGAAAACCTAATTGAGGCAACTAAGAAAGTAAACGCTATTCTTGATAAGGCAAAAACAAGTGGACAGCTTCCTTCTAACTTGGATATTGTATTGACACAATCTCAAGCAGAAGACATGAAGAAGCAAATTGATAACTTGGAGAACTCTATTATTTCTGGGGTGATCTTGGTAGTTATGGTTTTGATGTTCTTCATGGGACTTCGTAACGCTTTGTTGGTAGGTATGGCTATCCCATTATCTATGTTTATGGCTTTCATGCTTTTGAGTATGATGGGAATTACCGTAAACATGGTTGTACTTTTCGCCTTGATTCTAGCACTTGGTATGTTGGTAGATAATGCTATTGTAATTATCGAGAACATCTACCGTCTGAGAGAAGAAGGCTATAACAAAGAAGCTTCATCTAAAGAAGGTGCTGGAGAGGTTGCTATGGCAATTATCTCTTCTACAGCAACAACTTTGGCAGCTTTCGTACCATTGGCATTCTGGGGAGGTATCATGGGAGAGTTTATGAAATACCTTCCAATCACTTTGATCGTGGTATTGGCTTCATCACTATTTGTAGGTTTGATCATTAACCCAGTGATGGCAAAAGCATTCATGAAGATTAGCAATAGCCCAATTGTTACTAACAAACAAAGAAACTTGATTATCGCAGCGGTTACAGCGGCGTTTGCTTTTGTATTCTATTTCATTGGGGAAACTTACACAATGGGTAATCTGTTGATGTTCTTTGCTCTGATGGGAATTGCAAATATCTATTTGTTACGTCCAGGAGCATATTGGTTCCAAAATGTATTGCTTGTAAGAATTGAAGAATTGTACTTAGGCTCATTAAAATTTGCCTTGAAAGGTTTCCGTCCTTATGCAATTTTTGGAGGAACATTTATCTTCTTGTTTGCCGCAGTTGGTTTGTTTGGAAGTTCAGAACCCGAAACATTACTTTTCCCTGAAAATGAACCTCGAAATGTTTTCATGTATATCGATGCACCACTTGGTACTGATGTAGAGGAAACAAACCGTATGACAAAAGAGGTTGAGGCTAAATTATATAAAGAACTTGCTGTTTACTCACCAATCATTGAGTCTATTGTAACTAATGTCGGTGAAAACACAGGAGACCCTCAAGAACCAATGGGTGGTGGACAAGTAACACCGCACAAGAGTAAAATTACACTTACGTTCGTTCCGTTTGAAGACCGTTTTGGTATTTCTACAGCTGAAGTATTAAAGGTTTGTTCAAACTTGATGAAAGAAATCCCAGGTCTTAAAGTTGTAACTGATAAAGAGCGTAATGGACCACCAACAGGTAAGCCAATTAATATCGAAATCAAAGGTGAAGATTACGAAGTCTTGATTGCTGAAGCTGAAAAAATGAAGGCTAAAATTGAGCAATCAGGAATTGAAGGAATTGATAAGTTGGGTATCGATATCAATGTTGGTAAACCAGAAATGTTGGTAAACATAGACCGTAATAAAGCTCGTCGTTTTGGCGTATCAACAGGTTTGATCGCTTCAAACTTACGTACGGCAATTTATGGTAAAGAAATTTCTCAGTTCAAAGATGGCGATGACGATCACCCGATCATGCTTCGTATGAAAGATGAGTATCGTTACAATATTTCATCTTTGAATGATCAACGTATTACTTTTAGAGACAATCAAGGACAGTTCCACCAAGTGCCAATTTCTTCGGTAGCTAACTTGGAGTATTCTTCTACAGTTGGTGAGGTAAAACGAATTGACTTGGACAGAGTAGTCGTACTAAGCTCAAATATCACAGAAGGTTACAACCCAAATAGCGTTGTATCTGAAGTACAAGAGCTGATGTCAAATGAGAAATTACCTGAGGGTTATTCTTACGAATTTACGGGAGAACAAGAGGAGCAAGCAAAATCTATGGAGTTCTTGTCAAGAGCAATGATGATTGCAGTTTGTGCGATCTTCTTGATCTTGGTATCACAATTCAACTCATTCTCGAAGCCATTCATCATTATGATGTCTGTACTTTTCAGTTTGATTGGTGTATTCTTAGGTTTGTTTGTCTTCAAAGATCCGTTTGTAATCATCATGACAGGTATTGGTATTATCTCTTTGGCAGGGGTAGTTGTAAACAATGCTATTGTATTGATAGATTATACTGACCTTTTGATTAAGCGTAAGAAGAAGGAACTTGGAATGGAAGAAGGAGAAGAGCTTGAAAAATTACAGTTGATCGATTGTATCGTTCAAGCTGGTTTTACTCGTCTTCGTCCAGTATTGTTGACAGCAATTACAACTGTACTTGGATTGATTCCTTTGGCAACAGGACTAAATATTGATTTCTTTGGCTTGTTTGCTTCCTTTGAACCTAATATCTTTATGGGAGGAGAAAACGCAGACATGTGGGGACCAATGGCATGGACGGTAATCTACGGATTGGTGTTCGCTACTTTCCTTACATTGATCGTTGTTCCAGTAATGTTCTTATTGATCACTCGCCTAAGCAACTGGGTAAAAGGATTGGGAGGTAAGAAAAAGGCTAGCCCATCTATTGATTTAGGTAAGGCATAA
- a CDS encoding DUF3050 domain-containing protein, whose product MELETNKLLDSQSLKQELESYREALLQHELYPNINTLEALQVFMKHHIYAVWDFMSLLKALQQKLSCTTIPWIPQGEPEMRRLINDIVRDEESDLGFDGQSASHYEIYLDAMQEAGADTSEITSFIEKIRSGESVAYALDALELPSSIKEFVNFTFETIAEGNAHVIAAVFTFGREDLIPDMFTQIVRDLNSENKLDKFVYYLERHIELDGDEHGPLALRMIKLFCGDDPVKWEEALIASQKALALRIKLWDGIQEEILELV is encoded by the coding sequence TTGGAACTAGAGACAAACAAATTACTCGATAGCCAATCGTTGAAGCAAGAATTAGAAAGTTATCGTGAAGCACTTTTACAACATGAACTTTACCCAAATATCAATACTCTAGAAGCGCTTCAAGTCTTTATGAAGCATCACATTTATGCGGTTTGGGATTTCATGTCATTGCTTAAAGCTTTACAACAAAAATTGAGTTGTACGACTATTCCTTGGATACCACAGGGCGAGCCAGAAATGCGTAGACTCATCAATGATATTGTAAGAGATGAAGAAAGTGATTTAGGTTTTGACGGTCAGTCTGCAAGTCATTACGAGATCTATTTGGATGCTATGCAAGAAGCTGGAGCAGATACATCTGAAATCACTTCATTCATTGAAAAGATCAGAAGTGGGGAAAGTGTAGCGTATGCTTTAGATGCACTAGAGCTACCTTCGTCAATCAAAGAGTTTGTCAACTTTACTTTTGAAACGATCGCAGAAGGCAACGCACATGTAATTGCGGCTGTTTTTACTTTTGGTAGAGAAGACTTAATTCCGGATATGTTTACCCAAATTGTTCGAGACTTGAACTCAGAAAATAAGCTAGACAAATTTGTCTATTACTTAGAAAGACACATTGAACTTGACGGTGACGAACATGGTCCTTTAGCGTTGCGAATGATTAAATTATTCTGTGGTGATGACCCTGTGAAATGGGAAGAGGCATTGATCGCGAGTCAAAAAGCTTTAGCACTCCGAATCAAACTTTGGGATGGTATCCAAGAGGAAATTTTGGAGTTGGTTTAG
- a CDS encoding peptidylprolyl isomerase: MNFSWKIALLGLLVLSACQKKEIKTAVSDPNNDFLVKIHTELGDIYAVLYKDTPKHRENFLKLAQEEFYDKTLFHRVIRNSIVQGGDPTSKDAHRGQKLGKGDIGYTIPAEMNPTHFHKKGALAAARLPDSVNPEKESNGSQFYFVVGKKFSEQSLKKELIDYKKLIPAFREWLKKDELIDLRTEVYWADMDNDQKKVMNWAVQNKEQIEKELNIELDRTISEQAKQFYLTEGGMPLLDGDYTVFGEIVKGMEVVEKMSKLRKDKYDRPIEDISMEITVSEIPKDKLRLEFGYVE; this comes from the coding sequence ATGAATTTTAGTTGGAAAATCGCTCTATTGGGGCTTTTAGTATTGAGTGCGTGTCAGAAAAAAGAGATCAAAACAGCGGTAAGTGATCCGAATAATGATTTCTTAGTCAAGATTCATACAGAACTAGGAGATATTTATGCTGTTTTATACAAGGATACACCAAAACATAGGGAAAACTTTTTGAAATTAGCACAGGAGGAATTCTATGATAAGACCTTATTTCATAGAGTAATACGTAATAGTATTGTTCAAGGTGGAGATCCTACATCAAAAGATGCACATAGAGGACAGAAATTGGGAAAAGGAGATATTGGTTACACAATTCCTGCCGAGATGAACCCAACACATTTTCATAAAAAAGGAGCTTTGGCTGCTGCTCGTTTACCCGATTCGGTAAATCCAGAAAAAGAATCAAATGGAAGTCAGTTTTACTTTGTGGTAGGGAAGAAATTCTCTGAACAAAGTTTGAAAAAAGAATTGATTGATTATAAAAAACTTATACCCGCTTTTAGGGAATGGCTCAAGAAAGACGAATTAATTGATCTAAGGACAGAAGTCTATTGGGCAGACATGGATAATGATCAGAAAAAGGTGATGAACTGGGCTGTGCAAAACAAGGAACAAATAGAGAAAGAATTGAATATTGAGCTTGACCGAACAATTTCTGAACAAGCTAAACAATTTTACCTTACAGAAGGCGGTATGCCATTGCTTGATGGTGATTATACGGTGTTTGGTGAAATTGTAAAAGGCATGGAAGTCGTGGAAAAAATGAGTAAGCTCAGAAAGGATAAATATGATCGTCCGATCGAAGACATCTCAATGGAAATCACAGTATCTGAAATACCAAAAGATAAGCTGCGTTTAGAATTTGGTTACGTGGAATAA
- a CDS encoding TolC family protein, with product MKRTAFLKTTLTIWAFLSCSISIAQAQQNAMPEDKTAFSLQECIDFALENNRQLIQAGMDVKIAEEQVKEVIGTGLPQINAEGQISYSPKIQRAILPAQFAGGAEGDPDVAIPFGVAYNGNAAVSVNQLLFDGTFFLGLKASRVFQSLSEKQLVANKIDLVENVINGYYAVLVTDERLKLLDQNIKNLNSLYEQTELQYKEGFVEKNDVDRLQVSLNNIKTEKTKSKYLRDYSLKLLLAVMGKDVTDQVVLSETLDDIDASALVIDESLSRPVEERIEFSIINTNEDLKGFQVKQEQVGYLPGLYAFGQYGWNDGGSQLSDMNNWFGSSMLGVSLRFPIFDGLQRHRRIQQRKLEVLKVEQQKKDLLNQLTLEQIQTRDDLESSIEVLKIQKQNMELAARVYEHSKIKFEEGLGSSLEITDAETSYRQASTQYYSSLYDALISKVAWEKANGILYTE from the coding sequence ATGAAACGCACCGCTTTTCTGAAAACTACACTTACAATCTGGGCATTTCTGAGCTGCTCTATTTCAATAGCTCAAGCCCAACAAAATGCAATGCCCGAAGATAAAACGGCATTTTCTTTACAAGAGTGTATTGACTTTGCGTTGGAAAACAACAGACAGTTGATACAAGCAGGAATGGACGTGAAAATTGCCGAAGAACAAGTAAAAGAAGTAATCGGTACGGGACTTCCTCAAATTAATGCGGAAGGTCAAATTAGTTATTCACCTAAAATTCAGAGAGCCATTTTACCTGCTCAATTTGCTGGTGGTGCTGAAGGTGATCCTGATGTCGCTATTCCTTTCGGAGTAGCATACAATGGAAATGCCGCTGTTAGTGTGAATCAACTTTTATTTGATGGGACATTCTTTTTAGGCTTGAAAGCATCTCGTGTTTTCCAAAGTCTATCAGAAAAACAATTAGTCGCTAATAAAATTGACTTGGTTGAGAATGTGATCAACGGTTATTACGCAGTTTTGGTAACTGATGAACGTTTGAAGCTTTTAGATCAAAACATCAAAAACTTAAACTCATTGTATGAGCAAACAGAGCTTCAATACAAAGAGGGGTTTGTAGAGAAAAATGATGTAGACCGTCTTCAAGTAAGTTTGAACAATATCAAAACTGAAAAGACAAAGTCGAAATATTTAAGAGATTATAGCTTGAAGTTACTTTTAGCTGTAATGGGTAAAGATGTAACTGATCAAGTAGTATTATCTGAAACACTAGATGATATAGATGCAAGTGCATTGGTAATTGATGAATCTTTAAGTCGACCAGTGGAAGAGCGTATTGAGTTTAGTATCATCAATACAAATGAAGATTTAAAAGGCTTCCAAGTAAAACAAGAGCAAGTAGGTTACCTACCTGGTTTGTATGCTTTCGGGCAATACGGTTGGAATGATGGTGGATCTCAACTATCAGATATGAATAATTGGTTTGGTAGTTCTATGTTGGGTGTTTCTCTTCGTTTCCCAATCTTCGATGGTTTGCAACGTCATAGAAGAATCCAACAACGCAAGCTTGAAGTCTTGAAAGTTGAGCAACAAAAGAAAGATTTGCTAAACCAATTGACACTTGAGCAAATCCAAACAAGAGATGACTTGGAGTCTTCTATTGAAGTATTGAAAATCCAAAAACAAAATATGGAGTTGGCTGCTAGAGTTTATGAGCATTCAAAAATCAAATTTGAAGAAGGTTTAGGTTCTTCATTGGAGATTACAGATGCCGAAACTTCTTACAGACAGGCATCTACTCAATATTATAGTTCTCTTTACGATGCGCTTATTTCTAAAGTAGCATGGGAGAAAGCGAACGGAATCTTATATACTGAATAA
- a CDS encoding efflux RND transporter periplasmic adaptor subunit: MASYREKIAVAAMAFLLAACADDSKSLEEKQALLEQYKSEHAVLSSKIELLEKEIAAGGNIVTVSNLKRVTGFQTELSQFEHFVEVPANITSDKNVTVSPEMNGRLTRILVKEGQYVKRGQRLGQLDTEVLNKQIEEIKTNLDLATTLYEKQDRLWKQGVGSEVQYLQVKNQKETLEAGLASLEEQKGKGYVLAPISGTVDDIFANEGELAAPGQPFARIVNLNKVEVVAEVSEVYSKQVKKGDEVTVRIPLMNDEYKRPILSVGKFINPQNRTFRIQVELDNREAELKPNTMAVVRIRDYQKEDVVVLPSYLVQHSADGTEFVYVLENKGGESFVKKVVVTTGKSYAGKTMIEEGLAAGMTIVDKGYSDVTNGEKVVLVK, from the coding sequence ATGGCATCTTACAGAGAGAAAATCGCCGTAGCGGCAATGGCGTTCTTATTAGCAGCCTGTGCCGACGATTCAAAGTCATTGGAAGAGAAACAAGCATTGCTTGAACAATATAAAAGTGAGCACGCAGTACTTAGCTCAAAAATTGAACTATTAGAAAAAGAAATTGCTGCAGGAGGAAATATTGTTACAGTTTCAAACTTGAAACGCGTAACAGGTTTCCAAACAGAATTGTCTCAATTTGAGCATTTCGTGGAAGTTCCTGCAAATATTACTTCAGATAAAAACGTAACTGTTTCACCAGAAATGAATGGTCGTTTGACACGAATTTTGGTAAAAGAAGGACAGTATGTAAAAAGAGGACAACGTCTTGGTCAGCTAGATACAGAGGTATTGAATAAGCAGATCGAGGAGATTAAAACAAATCTTGACCTTGCAACTACGCTTTATGAAAAGCAAGATAGACTTTGGAAACAAGGTGTAGGTTCTGAAGTACAATACTTACAAGTGAAAAACCAAAAAGAAACTTTGGAAGCAGGCTTGGCAAGTTTGGAAGAGCAAAAAGGAAAAGGATATGTATTGGCGCCAATCAGCGGTACTGTAGATGATATCTTCGCTAATGAAGGAGAACTTGCAGCTCCAGGTCAGCCATTCGCTCGTATCGTAAACTTGAATAAAGTAGAGGTTGTAGCCGAAGTATCTGAAGTTTATAGCAAGCAAGTTAAGAAAGGTGATGAGGTTACAGTTCGTATTCCATTGATGAATGACGAATATAAAAGACCAATTCTTTCTGTAGGGAAATTCATCAACCCACAAAACAGAACATTCCGTATTCAAGTAGAATTAGATAATCGAGAAGCAGAACTTAAGCCAAATACAATGGCAGTAGTTCGTATTCGTGACTACCAAAAAGAAGACGTAGTAGTACTTCCTTCATACTTGGTACAGCACTCAGCTGATGGTACAGAATTCGTTTATGTCTTGGAGAATAAAGGCGGTGAGAGTTTTGTGAAGAAAGTAGTAGTAACTACAGGTAAGTCATATGCTGGTAAAACGATGATTGAGGAAGGATTGGCTGCAGGAATGACAATCGTAGATAAAGGCTACAGTGACGTAACCAACGGAGAGAAAGTCGTACTTGTAAAATAA
- a CDS encoding outer membrane beta-barrel protein — translation MKKLFVSAIALFAFASTSFAQEKKVEFGLKAGANIAFVTTEAPNPYAKQIYGPMFGGFVNYNVSEKFAVQLDLLYSQQGIQVDGQPIEETDDLMAVRSDLDALPALTGIALPIDGQGTVSRYYTYNYLNIPLVAKYEVASGLKVMAGAQVGILLNANKNSSNNVSAEAIAGLEGNIAMLGAMATAVQGQADDAMALSTQMQQLIDAGMGDDPQASLGGATPNQVKAQADAGYAEATAGVAQLSGAQALLQEKGDDLLEEGDFDVTDSFIKTDVSLVFGAEYEMPSGLFFDARFNLGLSNVKANPADGEYVKNRAVQIGVGYKF, via the coding sequence ATGAAAAAACTATTTGTATCTGCAATTGCATTATTCGCATTTGCCTCGACTTCATTTGCACAAGAGAAAAAAGTAGAGTTTGGTTTGAAAGCTGGTGCTAACATTGCATTTGTAACTACAGAAGCTCCAAACCCTTACGCTAAACAAATTTACGGTCCAATGTTCGGTGGATTTGTTAACTATAACGTATCAGAGAAATTTGCAGTACAATTAGACCTATTGTACTCTCAACAAGGAATTCAAGTTGACGGCCAACCAATCGAGGAGACTGATGATCTAATGGCTGTAAGGTCAGATTTAGATGCTCTTCCAGCGTTGACAGGTATTGCTTTACCAATTGATGGTCAGGGAACTGTAAGCCGTTATTATACTTATAACTACTTAAATATTCCATTAGTAGCAAAATACGAAGTTGCTTCAGGTTTGAAAGTAATGGCGGGTGCACAAGTTGGTATTTTATTGAATGCTAATAAAAACTCTTCTAACAATGTATCAGCAGAGGCTATTGCAGGTTTGGAAGGAAACATTGCTATGTTAGGAGCGATGGCTACAGCTGTTCAAGGACAAGCAGATGACGCAATGGCACTTTCAACACAAATGCAACAACTTATTGATGCAGGTATGGGTGATGATCCTCAAGCTTCTTTAGGAGGTGCAACACCTAATCAAGTTAAAGCTCAAGCTGATGCAGGTTATGCAGAAGCTACTGCAGGTGTAGCTCAATTGAGTGGCGCACAAGCATTGTTACAAGAAAAAGGTGATGACTTATTAGAAGAAGGCGATTTTGATGTAACTGATTCATTCATCAAAACAGACGTAAGCTTAGTATTTGGTGCTGAGTACGAAATGCCAAGTGGTCTTTTCTTCGATGCTAGATTCAACTTGGGTTTAAGCAATGTAAAAGCTAACCCAGCTGACGGAGAATATGTAAAGAACAGAGCTGTTCAAATTGGCGTAGGATACAAATTCTAA
- a CDS encoding TetR/AcrR family transcriptional regulator encodes MEVKERILTIAGELFRDFGAKRVTMDDIATELGMSKKTIYQYYKDKNALVYEATKVVLERQERELQQIEEEAEGAMDLALRTTTYFRKEFGNVNQAILDDFRKYYPETWELYLSYKKNCFIGSITENIQKGQEEGVFRKDVDINLISKLRIHLVELGFNKDTFPLEDKPLHYIQDQLFEVFLRGIATAKGLEIIEQYTEKINN; translated from the coding sequence TTGGAAGTAAAGGAAAGAATATTGACGATAGCCGGGGAGCTGTTTAGAGACTTCGGAGCAAAGAGAGTCACAATGGATGATATTGCTACCGAGTTGGGAATGTCTAAGAAGACAATCTATCAATATTATAAAGATAAGAATGCCTTGGTCTATGAAGCTACAAAAGTAGTATTGGAGCGCCAAGAACGAGAACTTCAACAAATTGAAGAAGAGGCAGAAGGAGCTATGGATTTGGCCCTTCGCACAACAACATATTTTCGAAAGGAATTTGGGAATGTCAATCAAGCTATACTTGATGATTTCCGAAAGTATTATCCAGAGACTTGGGAGCTTTACCTCTCTTATAAAAAGAATTGTTTCATCGGAAGTATCACCGAAAACATTCAGAAAGGACAAGAAGAGGGCGTTTTTAGAAAAGATGTTGATATCAATTTAATCTCAAAGCTCAGAATACATCTAGTTGAATTGGGTTTCAATAAAGATACATTCCCTTTAGAAGATAAGCCTTTACATTATATTCAAGACCAGTTGTTTGAGGTCTTTCTCCGAGGAATTGCTACGGCAAAAGGATTGGAAATTATAGAACAGTATACCGAGAAAATTAATAACTAA
- a CDS encoding ATP-binding cassette domain-containing protein — MISVKDLCFAYSSDKLILDHLNLELKENQIHGIVGLNGAGKTTFLHTLFGLNKPLEGKLLFNGEPLTKKQIAYLVTENYFYANITAREYLELVKNTDFNIEEWNALFGLPLDDLIENYSTGMKKKIAFLAMLKQDKAIMILDEPFNGLDLESSRIIRSLLLKLKEKGKTILLTSHVLETLTNVCDKLHHLENGQINYSCEKEDFDVFEQKIYQTIEKRNQQKIEELLD; from the coding sequence ATGATTTCAGTTAAAGACCTTTGTTTCGCTTACTCATCGGACAAACTTATTCTTGATCACCTCAATTTAGAGTTAAAAGAAAATCAGATTCATGGAATTGTAGGTTTGAACGGAGCAGGAAAAACTACTTTTCTTCATACTCTATTTGGCTTAAATAAACCTTTGGAAGGAAAGCTACTTTTCAATGGTGAACCACTCACTAAAAAACAGATTGCATACCTTGTTACCGAAAACTATTTCTATGCCAATATTACTGCTCGAGAGTATCTTGAATTGGTAAAAAATACCGATTTCAATATCGAAGAATGGAATGCTCTTTTCGGCTTACCTCTTGATGATTTGATTGAGAATTATTCTACAGGTATGAAAAAGAAAATCGCTTTTCTTGCTATGCTAAAACAAGATAAAGCGATTATGATTCTTGATGAGCCTTTCAATGGTTTAGACTTGGAGAGCAGTAGAATTATCCGCTCACTTCTTCTAAAACTCAAAGAGAAAGGAAAAACTATTCTTCTTACTTCTCATGTGCTAGAAACGCTTACCAATGTTTGTGATAAACTCCATCATTTGGAAAATGGGCAAATCAATTACTCATGTGAAAAAGAAGATTTTGATGTTTTCGAGCAGAAGATTTATCAGACAATTGAAAAGCGTAATCAGCAGAAAATTGAAGAATTATTAGACTAA